The Rhinolophus ferrumequinum isolate MPI-CBG mRhiFer1 chromosome 4, mRhiFer1_v1.p, whole genome shotgun sequence genome has a window encoding:
- the LOC117021811 gene encoding protocadherin-8, with protein sequence MSPVRRRGSPCLFPLQLFSLCWVLSVAQSKTVRYSTFEEDAPGTVIGTLAEDLHMKVSGDTSFRLMKQFNSSLLRVREGDGQLTVGDAGLDRERLCGQAPQCVLAFDVVSFSQEQFRLVHVEVEVRDVNDHAPHFPRAQIPVEVSEGAAVGTRIPLEVPVDEDVGANGLQSVRLAEPHSPFRVELQTRADGAQCADLVLLQELDRESQASYSLELVAQDGGRPPRSATAALSVRVLDANDHSPAFPQGAVAEVELAEDAPVGSLLLDLDAADPDEGPNGDVVFAFGARTPPEARRLFRLDPRSGRLTLAGPVDYERQDTYELDVRAQDRGPGPRAATCKVIVRIRDVNDNAPDIAITPLAAPGAPAASPFAAAAAAAALGGADATSATGPGTPEAGAISLVPEGAARESLVALVSTSDRDSGANGQVRCALYGHEHFRLQPAYAGSYLVVTAASLDRERIAEYNLTLVAEDRGAPPLRTVRPYTVRVGDENDNAPLFTRPVYEVSVRENNPPGSYLATVAARDPDLGRNGQVTYRLLEAEVGRSGGAVSTYVSVDPATGAIYALRSFDYETLRQLDVRIQAGDGGSPQLSSSALVQVRVLDQNDHAPVLVHPAPANGSLEVAVPGRTSRDTAVARVQARDADEGANGELAFDLLQQEPREAFAIGRRTGEIVLTGDLSQEPPGRVFRALLVITDGGRPPLSTTATVSFVVTAGGGRGPVAPASAGSPERSRPPGSRLAASRPGLQWDTPLIVIIVLAGSCTLLLAAIIAIATTCNRRKKEVRKGGPRREERPGAAGGGASAPGSPEEAARGAGPRPNMFDVLTFPGSGKAPFGSPAADAPPPAVAAAEVPGSEGGSATGESSCHFEGQQRLRGAHAEPYGASPGFRKEPAPPVAVWKGHSFNTISGREAEKFSGKDSGKGDSDFNDSDSDISGDALKKDLINHMQSGLWACTAECKILGHSDRCWSPSCGGPNTHPSPHPPAQMSTFCKSTSLPRDPLRRDNYYQAQLPKTVGLQSVYEKVLHRDYDRTVTLLSPPRPGRLPDLQEIGVPLYQSSPGRYLSPKKEANENV encoded by the exons ATGAGTCCAGTGAGGCGCAGGGGCAGCCCTTGCCTTTTCCCCTTGCAGCTCTTCAGCCTCTGCTGGGTGCTGTCAGTGGCCCAGAGCAAGACAGTGCGATACAGCACCTTCGAGGAGGACGCCCCCGGCACAGTCATCGGGACCCTAGCTGAGGACCTGCATATGAAAGTATCCGGAGACACAAGCTTCCGCCTGATGAAGCAGTTCAACAGCTCGCTGCTCCGGGTACGCGAGGGCGACGGGCAGCTGACCGTCGGGGACGCGGGCCTGGACCGAGAGCGGCTGTGTGGGCAGGCCCCACAGTGCGTGCTGGCCTTCGACGTGGTCAGCTTCTCGCAGGAGCAGTTCCGGCTAGTGCACGTGGAGGTAGAGGTGAGGGACGTCAACGACCACGCGCCGCACTTCCCGCGGGCCCAGATCCCGGTGGAGGTGTCCGAGGGCGCGGCCGTAGGCACGCGCATCCCCCTGGAGGTGCCGGTGGACGAGGACGTGGGCGCCAACGGGCTGCAGAGTGTGCGCCTGGCCGAGCCGCACAGCCCCTTCCGCGTAGAGCTGCAGACGCGCGCAGACGGCGCCCAGTGCGCTGACCTGGTGCTGCTGCAGGAGCTGGACCGCGAGAGCCAGGCCTCCTACAGCCTAGAGCTGGTGGCCCAGGACGGCGGCCGCCCGCCGCGCTCTGCCACAGCCGCTCTCAGCGTGCGCGTGCTTGACGCCAACGACCACAGCCCGGCCTTCCCGCAGGGCGCGGTGGCGGAGGTGGAGCTGGCTGAGGACGCGCCCGTGGGCTCGCTGCTGCTCGATCTGGACGCCGCCGACCCCGACGAGGGCCCCAATGGCGACGTGGTGTTCGCCTTTGGCGCCCGCACCCCGCCAGAGGCGCGCCGCCTCTTCCGTCTCGACCCGCGTTCGGGCCGCCTCACCCTGGCCGGACCCGTGGACTACGAGCGTCAGGACACCTACGAGCTGGACGTGCGGGCGCAGGACCGTGGCCCTGGGCCCCGCGCCGCCACCTGCAAGGTCATCGTGCGCATCCGAGACGTCAATGACAACGCGCCGGACATCGCCATCACCCCACTAGCTGCCCCGGGCGCGCCTGCCGCCTCGCCCTtcgccgctgccgctgccgccgctgctCTCGGTGGGGCGGACGCGACCTCGGCGACCGGGCCCGGGACGCCAGAGGCTGGTGCCATCTCTCTGGTACCAGAGGGGGCGGCGCGAGAGAGCTTGGTGGCTCTCGTCAGCACCTCGGACAGGGACTCCGGCGCCAATGGGCAGGTGCGCTGCGCCCTCTACGGGCACGAGCATTTCCGGCTGCAGCCGGCCTACGCCGGCAGCTACCTGGTGGTGACTGCCGCATCCTTGGACCGCGAGCGCATCGCCGAGTACAACCTGACCCTGGTGGCCGAGGACCGCGGTGCGCCCCCGCTACGCACTGTGCGGCCGTACACGGTGCGCGTGGGCGACGAGAACGACAACGCTCCGCTCTTCACGCGACCGGTCTACGAGGTGTCGGTGCGAGAGAACAACCCGCCTGGCTCCTATTTGGCCACGGTGGCGGCCCGGGACCCGGACCTGGGCCGTAACGGCCAGGTCACCTACCGGCTGCTGGAGGCCGAGGTGGGCCGCTCCGGGGGCGCAGTGTCCACTTATGTCTCAGTGGACCCGGCTACCGGAGCCATTTACGCGCTGCGCAGCTTCGACTACGAGACGCTGCGCCAGCTGGACGTGCGCATCCAGGCTGGCGACGGCGGCTCCCCTCAGCTCTCCAGCAGCGCCCTTGTGCAAGTGCGAGTGCTGGACCAGAACGACCACGCACCAGTCCTGGTGCACCCGGCGCCGGCCAACGGCTCCCTGGAAGTGGCAGTCCCCGGGCGCACCTCAAGGGACACAGCCGTGGCGCGCGTGCAGGCCCGGGACGCGGACGAAGGCGCCAACGGGGAGCTGGCATTCGACCTCCTGCAGCAGGAGCCGCGAGAAGCCTTCGCCATAGGCCGCCGCACGGGGGAGATCGTGCTCACGGGCGACCTCTCCCAGGAGCCGCCAGGCCGAGTGTTCCGGGCTCTGTTGGTCATAACCGACGGCGGCCGTCCCCCGCTCTCCACCACCGCCACCGTCAGCTTCGTGGTGACAGCAGGCGGTGGGCGCGGGCCGGTGGCGCCCGCCAGTGCCGGGAGCCCGGAGCGCTCTCGCCCGCCGGGCTCGCGGCTCGCGGCGTCGAGGCCCGGGCTACAATGGGACACGCCTCTGATCGTCATCATCGTGCTGGCCGGGAGCTGCACGCTGCTGCTGGCCGCCATCATCGCCATCGCCACCACCTGTAATCGCCGCAAGAAGGAGGTGCGCAAAGGGGGGCCCCGCCGGGAAGAGCGGCccggggcggcgggcggcggcgccTCGGCTCCTGGCTCCCCGGAGGAGGCCGCCCGGGGAGCCGGGCCCAGGCCCAACATGTTCGACGTCCTCACCTTCCCTGGCAGCGGCAAAGCGCCCTTTGGCAGCCCCGCGGCCGACGCGCCCCCGCCCGCGGTCGCGGCGGCCGAAGTGCCGGGCTCGGAGGGCGGCAGCGCCACGGGGGAAAGCTCCTGTCACTTCGAGGGGCAGCAGCGACTCCGCGGCGCGCACGCCGAG CCCTACGGTGCCTCTCCCGGCTTCAGAAAGGAGCCTGCGCCCCCTGTGGCGGTGTGGAAAGGACACTCTTTCAACACCATCTCTGGCCGAGAAGCAGAGAAGTTCAGCGGCAAAGATAGTGGCAAAGGGGACAGTGATTTCAACGACAGCGATTCCGACATCAGCGGGGACGCTCTGAAAAAGGATCTCATCAACCACATGCAGAGTG GACTGTGGGCGTGCACTGCTGAGTGTAAGATCCTGGGCCACTCTGACCGCTGCTGGAGCCCGTCGTGCGGAGGGCCCAACACGCATCCCTCGCCTCACCCACCTGCCCAGATGTCGACCTTCTGCAAGAGCACGTCACTGCCACGTGATCCTCTGCGCAGGGACAATTACTACCAGGCCCAGCTGCCCAAGACAGTGGGGCTGCAGAGCGTCTATGAGAAAGTGCTGCACAGAGACTATGACAGGACAGTCACTCTGCTCTCCCCTCCTCGTCCAGGAAGGCTCCCAGACTTGCAGGAGATCGGGGTACCCCTCTACCAGTCCTCCCCTGGCAGGTACCTGTCCCCAAAGAAGGAAGCCAATGAAAATGTGTAA